The Brassica napus cultivar Da-Ae chromosome C7, Da-Ae, whole genome shotgun sequence genome has a segment encoding these proteins:
- the LOC106350833 gene encoding uncharacterized mitochondrial protein AtMg00810-like produces MIDGDVLLVAVYVDDLLITGSKTEMIDGFKGNMSNKFEMSDLGLLTYYLGIEVVQHNGGISIKQASYAKKVLEETSMIDCNATQYPMDAGLKLSKAEQEASVDEKDYRRIIGCLRYLLHTRPDLSYSVGVLSRYMHEPKASHWAALKQILRCVKGTFAYGLNFSRSSKAGWTLTGYSDSSHNVDIDDGRSTTGHMFYLNDFPITWCSQKQETVALSSCEAEFMAATEAAKQEIWLHELLAEVTEEPCEKVVVKIDNKSAIALAKNPVFHGRSKHIHKCYHFIRECIDNNGLVDVGHIAGSLQKADILTKALGRLKFKEMRELVGVQDLKDGDFKFKGENVRDKLEDSLKLKSY; encoded by the coding sequence ATGATAGATGGAGACGTTTTGCTTGtggcggtatatgttgatgatttgtTGATCACAGGGTCTAAGACAGAGATGATAGACGGGTTCAAGGGCAATATGTCAAACAAATTCGAGATGAGTGATCTTGGTCTCTTAACCTATTATCTAGGCATTGAAGTCGTTCAACACAATGGTGGAATATCAATCAAGCAAGCGAGCTATGCAAAGAAAGTTCTTGAAGAAACGAGCATGATTGACTGCAATGCAACGCAATATCCTATGGATGCTGGTCTCAAGCTCTCCAAGGCGGAGCAGGAAGCCAGCGTGGATGAGAAGGACTACCGCAGGATCATAGGGTGCTTGCGTTACTTACTACATACTCGACCGGACTTATCCTATTCCGTTGGAGTATTAAGCAGGTATATGCATGAACCTAAGGCTTCTCATTGGGCGGCTTTAAAACAGATTCTAAGGTGTGTAAAAGGCACATTTGCATATGGTCTTAACTTCTCCCGGTCAAGCAAAGCAGGCTGGACGTTAACAGGGTATAGTGACAGTAGTCACAATGTTGACATTGATGATGGAAGAAGTACAACAGGCCACATGTTCTATCTAAACGATTTCCCCATCACATGGTGCTCTCAAAAGCAAGAAACGGTTGCTCTCTCTTCGTGTGAAGCCGAGTTTATGGCAGCTACTGAGGCGGCAAAACAAGAAATTTGGCTACATGAATTACTTGCTGAAGTAACTGAAGAACCGTGTGAGAAGGTGGTGGTTAAGATAGATAACAAGTCTGCAATAGCGCTTGCAAAGAATCCGGTGTTTCATGGACGGAGTAAGCATATTCATAAATGTTATCATTTCATTCGAGAATGCATAGACAATAATGGTCTAGTGGACGTGGGGCACATTGCAGGGAGTCTTCAGAAAGCCGACATTCTTACTAAAGCCTTAGGGAGATTGAAATTCAAGGAGATGCGAGAACTGGTTGGAGTTCAAGATTTGAAAGATGGTGACTTCAAGTTTAAAGGGGAGAATGTTAGAGATAAACTTGAAGATAGCTTGAAACTCAAGTCATACTAA